The Shewanella zhangzhouensis genome has a window encoding:
- the parC gene encoding DNA topoisomerase IV subunit A translates to MSDAIDLSLDGVEQMPLRRFTEEAYLNYSMYVIMDRALPHIGDGLKPVQRRIVYAMSELGLNAQSKHKKSARTVGDVLGKYHPHGDSACYEAMVLMAQPFSYRYPLVDGQGNWGAPDDPKSFAAMRYTEARLSRFSEVLLSELGQGTVDWGVNFDGTMKEPKVLPARLPHILLNGVTGIAVGMATDIPPHNARELTRACIELIDNPATELNRLMELVPGPDYPTEAEIITPADEIAKIYESGRGSIRMRAVYEMENGEVVISALPHQASSSKILEQIAAQMQAKKLPMVTDLRDESDHENPVRLVLVPRSNRVDVEQLMAHLFATTELEKSYRVNLNVIGLDGRPKVKGLKDMLAEWLVFRTETVRRRLQFRLDKVLARLHILEALMIAFLNIDEVIEIIRFHDEPKAELMARFGLSDRQAEAILELKLRHLAKLEEMKIKTEQSELEEERNKLEQILGSERRLKTLIKKELEKDAETYGDDRRSPLVVRGESRALTEQELLPTEPVTVVLSEKGWVRCAKGHDIDAGALSYKAGDGFLCAAQGRSNQQSVFIDSSGRAFSTDTHTLPSARSQGEPITTRFNLAPGETMEHVLLGEEQHHYLLASDAGYGFVCSFADMISRNKAGKALLSLPSGAKALAPRRVDKDANPSILAITNEGRMLVFGLDALPQLAKGKGNKIIGIPSERAKNREELLIHLHLVPADSAVTLWAGKRKLTLKSSDLEHYRGERGRRGAKLPRGLQRVDSVELGEGDTPAL, encoded by the coding sequence ATGAGTGACGCCATTGACTTAAGCCTGGACGGTGTAGAGCAAATGCCCCTGAGGCGCTTCACCGAAGAGGCCTATCTCAACTATTCCATGTACGTGATCATGGATCGGGCCCTTCCCCATATCGGTGATGGCCTCAAGCCGGTGCAAAGACGTATCGTCTACGCCATGAGCGAGCTGGGTCTCAATGCCCAGTCAAAGCACAAGAAATCCGCCCGTACCGTGGGTGACGTGCTGGGTAAATATCATCCCCACGGTGACAGTGCCTGTTACGAAGCCATGGTGCTGATGGCCCAGCCATTTTCCTACCGCTATCCGCTGGTGGATGGTCAGGGTAACTGGGGGGCGCCTGACGATCCCAAGTCCTTCGCCGCCATGCGATATACCGAAGCCAGGTTGTCACGCTTCTCCGAAGTGCTGCTCTCTGAGCTCGGTCAGGGCACTGTGGATTGGGGCGTCAACTTTGACGGCACCATGAAAGAGCCCAAGGTGTTACCGGCCCGCTTGCCGCACATTCTGCTTAACGGTGTAACCGGTATTGCCGTGGGTATGGCGACGGATATTCCGCCCCACAACGCCCGGGAACTGACCCGCGCCTGTATCGAGTTAATTGATAATCCTGCCACTGAGCTCAATCGCTTAATGGAACTGGTACCTGGGCCTGATTATCCCACAGAGGCGGAAATCATTACCCCCGCCGATGAAATTGCCAAGATTTACGAGTCCGGCCGTGGCTCCATCCGGATGCGCGCTGTCTACGAGATGGAAAACGGTGAGGTGGTGATCTCTGCGCTGCCGCATCAGGCCAGCTCCAGTAAGATCCTCGAGCAAATCGCCGCCCAGATGCAGGCGAAAAAGCTGCCGATGGTGACGGACCTGCGTGACGAATCCGACCACGAAAACCCGGTGCGACTGGTGTTGGTACCACGCTCTAACCGGGTGGATGTGGAACAGCTGATGGCCCACCTGTTTGCGACCACCGAGCTTGAAAAGAGTTATCGGGTTAACCTGAATGTGATTGGCCTGGATGGCCGTCCCAAGGTAAAAGGTCTGAAGGACATGCTGGCCGAATGGCTGGTGTTCCGTACCGAAACCGTACGACGCCGTCTGCAATTCCGTCTGGATAAGGTGTTGGCAAGACTGCATATCCTCGAAGCTTTGATGATTGCCTTCCTTAACATCGATGAAGTGATTGAAATCATTCGCTTCCACGATGAGCCCAAGGCCGAGCTGATGGCGCGTTTCGGTCTGTCTGACCGTCAGGCCGAGGCCATTCTGGAACTCAAGCTGCGCCATCTGGCCAAGCTCGAAGAGATGAAAATCAAAACCGAGCAGAGCGAACTTGAAGAAGAGCGCAATAAGCTGGAGCAGATCCTGGGTTCGGAGCGCCGTCTCAAGACCTTAATCAAGAAAGAATTGGAAAAGGATGCCGAAACTTACGGTGACGATCGCCGCTCGCCTCTGGTCGTGCGCGGAGAGTCCCGTGCCCTGACCGAACAGGAACTCTTACCCACCGAACCTGTGACAGTTGTGCTGTCTGAAAAGGGGTGGGTACGCTGTGCCAAGGGCCACGATATAGACGCAGGCGCCCTGTCTTATAAAGCGGGCGATGGTTTCCTTTGTGCGGCGCAGGGGCGCAGTAACCAGCAGAGTGTGTTTATCGACAGCTCTGGCCGAGCCTTCTCCACCGATACCCACACACTGCCGTCGGCGAGAAGCCAGGGCGAGCCTATTACCACCCGCTTTAATCTGGCTCCGGGCGAAACCATGGAGCATGTGCTTTTGGGTGAAGAGCAGCACCACTACTTGCTCGCCAGTGATGCAGGTTATGGTTTTGTCTGCTCTTTTGCCGATATGATCTCCCGTAACAAGGCCGGTAAGGCGCTGCTCAGTTTACCATCCGGCGCCAAGGCGCTGGCGCCTCGCCGGGTTGACAAAGACGCCAATCCGTCCATTTTGGCCATCACCAATGAAGGCCGCATGCTGGTCTTTGGGCTGGATGCGCTGCCGCAACTGGCGAAGGGGAAGGGCAATAAAATTATCGGTATTCCCAGCGAGCGGGCTAAAAACCGTGAAGAGCTGCTGATACACCTGCACCTGGTGCCGGCCGACTCGGCCGTGACCCTGTGGGCAGGCAAACGTAAGTTGACGCTGAAGAGTTCCGATCTCGAGCATTACCGGGGTGAGCGAGGCCGGCGTGGCGCCAAGCTGCCACGGGGTCTGCAACGGGTCGACAGTGTTGAGCTGGGTGAAGGGGATACCCCGGCCCTGTAA
- a CDS encoding PQQ-dependent sugar dehydrogenase has protein sequence MLIACLACIATQTQAEQTMTITVTKGFGITQYASELEDAKQLAVGDNGTLFVGSGKGGTITALVDSNNDGRVDRRYVVGKGLDNPEAIAFHKGHLYVALDDKILRYEEIEQRLRRPGRPKEIYSKLPGDTKKSSRYMAFGPDGRLYIAIGSPCNVCESESPFGSVIAINVDTGASEQIATGVRTVRGMDWAPQDGKLWFADIGRDWMGDNLPPDEINRIDIKGMHYGFPYVHATDVIEPAYEKPENLKIVSPVYELPAHVSPMGMLFYRGEQFPAEYHNQLLVAENGSWNRSSKIGYQIVVLTLDKGEVKRRETLISFLDGEFPVARPYGMALGADGSLFISDDLKGNVYRFFYRHEAEEEAPTQEEQP, from the coding sequence ATGCTGATTGCCTGCCTCGCCTGTATAGCGACGCAGACTCAGGCCGAGCAAACGATGACAATTACCGTCACCAAGGGCTTTGGTATCACCCAATATGCCTCGGAGCTTGAGGATGCCAAGCAGCTCGCCGTCGGCGACAATGGCACTCTGTTTGTGGGCTCTGGCAAAGGTGGCACCATCACGGCCCTGGTCGACAGCAACAACGATGGGCGGGTAGACCGCCGCTATGTCGTGGGTAAAGGCCTGGATAATCCCGAGGCCATCGCCTTTCACAAGGGCCATCTTTACGTAGCCTTGGATGACAAAATCCTGCGTTATGAAGAGATTGAGCAGCGCCTGCGCCGTCCCGGCCGCCCCAAAGAAATTTATTCCAAACTTCCCGGAGATACCAAAAAGAGTTCCCGCTATATGGCGTTTGGCCCCGATGGCAGACTTTATATCGCCATAGGCTCGCCCTGTAACGTGTGTGAGTCAGAATCACCATTTGGCTCTGTTATCGCCATCAATGTGGATACCGGCGCCAGTGAACAGATTGCGACCGGGGTACGAACCGTGAGGGGCATGGACTGGGCTCCGCAGGATGGCAAGCTGTGGTTTGCCGATATCGGCCGCGACTGGATGGGCGACAACCTGCCTCCGGATGAAATAAACCGAATCGATATCAAGGGTATGCATTACGGATTCCCCTATGTGCACGCCACTGATGTGATTGAACCCGCCTACGAGAAGCCTGAAAACCTTAAGATCGTGAGCCCGGTTTATGAACTGCCAGCCCACGTGTCTCCCATGGGCATGCTGTTTTATCGTGGTGAGCAATTCCCGGCGGAATACCATAACCAGTTGCTGGTGGCAGAAAACGGCTCCTGGAACCGCTCGAGCAAAATTGGCTACCAGATAGTGGTCCTGACCCTGGATAAGGGCGAAGTAAAGCGCCGCGAGACACTGATAAGCTTTCTGGACGGTGAGTTTCCGGTGGCCCGCCCCTATGGCATGGCATTGGGCGCCGACGGCTCACTGTTTATCTCGGACGATTTGAAAGGCAACGTTTACCGGTTCTTCTACAGGCATGAAGCCGAAGAAGAGGCGCCAACGCAGGAAGAGCAACCATGA
- the parE gene encoding DNA topoisomerase IV subunit B: protein MTNLYNSDAIEVLNGLEPVKRRPGMYTDTTRPNHLGQEVIDNSVDEALAGHASRIDVILHTDNSLEVIDDGRGMPVDIHPEEGIPGVELILTKLHAGGKFSNKNYQFSGGLHGVGISVVNALSRRVEITVRRDAQVYDMAFEHGDKVESLTVTGTCGRRNTGTRVHFWPEPSYFDSPNFSITKLTHLLKAKAVLCPGLRIKFTNKQTGEVHEWYFEAGLTDYLKSAVGDAPMLPQEPFVGSFAGNHEAADWAITWLPEGGEYLAESYVNLIPTPLGGTHVNGFRQGLLESMREFCEFRNLIPRGIKLSPEDIWDKTAFILSIKMQDPQFAGQTKEKLSSRQSAAFVSGIVRDAFSLYLNSHTDLAEMLAEMCISNAQKRMKAAKKVARKKVTAGPALPGKLTDCSGQDPMTSELFLVEGDSAGGSAKQARDREFQAIMPLRGKILNTWEVEASQVLASQEVHDISVAIGCDPDSDDISELRYGKVCILADADSDGLHIATLLCALFLKHYRVLVERGHVYIAMPPLFRIDIGKEVYYALDESEKQGILDRIAAEGKKGKPQVTRFKGLGEMNPMQLRETTMDPNTRRLVQLTIDDSDDTVALMDMLLAKKRSGDRKTWLETKGDLAII from the coding sequence ATGACCAATCTATACAATTCTGATGCCATTGAGGTGCTTAACGGCCTTGAGCCGGTAAAGCGCCGTCCCGGTATGTATACCGATACCACACGTCCCAATCACCTGGGGCAGGAAGTCATCGACAACAGTGTGGACGAGGCGCTGGCGGGACACGCAAGTCGTATTGATGTTATTTTGCACACGGATAATTCCCTCGAGGTAATCGACGACGGCCGGGGTATGCCGGTGGATATCCACCCGGAAGAAGGCATCCCCGGGGTCGAGCTCATTCTCACCAAACTCCACGCCGGTGGTAAATTTTCCAATAAAAACTATCAGTTTTCCGGTGGCTTGCACGGTGTGGGCATTTCGGTAGTGAACGCCCTGTCACGCCGGGTTGAAATTACAGTGCGCCGCGATGCCCAGGTCTACGATATGGCCTTTGAGCACGGCGACAAGGTGGAAAGCCTGACCGTGACCGGCACCTGCGGCCGGCGTAATACCGGTACCCGGGTACATTTCTGGCCGGAGCCCAGCTATTTCGATTCGCCCAATTTCTCCATTACCAAGCTGACCCATCTGCTCAAAGCCAAGGCGGTACTCTGCCCCGGGCTCAGAATCAAATTCACCAACAAGCAAACCGGAGAAGTCCATGAATGGTACTTCGAGGCCGGGCTGACGGATTATTTGAAGAGTGCCGTGGGCGATGCCCCCATGCTGCCCCAAGAGCCCTTTGTGGGCAGTTTTGCCGGTAATCATGAGGCCGCAGATTGGGCCATTACCTGGTTACCCGAGGGCGGCGAATACCTGGCCGAAAGTTATGTAAACCTTATTCCCACTCCGCTTGGCGGCACCCACGTGAATGGCTTCCGTCAGGGGCTGTTGGAATCCATGCGTGAGTTTTGTGAGTTTCGAAACCTCATTCCCCGCGGCATTAAACTGAGTCCCGAGGACATCTGGGATAAAACGGCATTCATTTTGTCCATCAAGATGCAGGACCCCCAGTTTGCCGGCCAGACCAAGGAAAAACTGTCCAGCCGTCAGAGTGCGGCCTTTGTATCCGGCATAGTCCGCGATGCGTTTTCCCTGTATCTGAACTCCCACACGGATTTGGCCGAAATGCTGGCGGAGATGTGTATCTCCAACGCCCAGAAGCGGATGAAAGCGGCCAAGAAAGTCGCCCGTAAAAAGGTCACCGCAGGCCCAGCCTTGCCCGGTAAGCTGACCGACTGCAGCGGCCAGGACCCCATGACCTCAGAACTCTTTTTGGTGGAAGGGGATTCGGCAGGCGGCAGTGCCAAGCAGGCACGGGATCGCGAGTTTCAGGCCATCATGCCGCTGCGGGGCAAGATTTTGAATACCTGGGAGGTTGAGGCTTCACAGGTATTGGCATCTCAGGAAGTGCACGATATCTCCGTTGCCATCGGCTGCGACCCGGACAGCGATGATATTTCTGAGCTGCGTTACGGTAAGGTGTGTATTCTGGCTGACGCCGACTCGGATGGTTTGCACATCGCGACCTTGTTGTGCGCGCTCTTCCTCAAGCACTACCGGGTACTGGTGGAGCGGGGCCACGTGTACATCGCCATGCCGCCGCTGTTCCGTATCGATATAGGTAAAGAGGTATACTATGCCCTCGATGAGTCGGAAAAGCAGGGGATCCTCGACCGGATCGCGGCCGAAGGCAAAAAAGGTAAACCTCAGGTAACGCGCTTTAAAGGACTGGGTGAAATGAACCCTATGCAGCTGCGCGAAACCACCATGGACCCGAACACCCGGCGCCTGGTGCAGCTGACCATAGACGACAGTGACGATACTGTCGCGCTGATGGACATGCTGCTGGCGAAAAAACGCTCCGGCGACAGAAAAACTTGGCTTGAAACCAAAGGCGATCTGGCAATCATCTGA
- a CDS encoding YqiA/YcfP family alpha/beta fold hydrolase — translation MLLYIHGFNSSPQSDKGVLSANFMAAHHAGVRLVQPQLPTDIEQAVALLCEITEEAKARGEPLRFIGSSLGGFFATYLAETYGGKAALINPAVSPYDLFEAFLGPQHNPYTGEDYLVLPSHREALKRYDVAAIANPDRFFVLLQTGDEVLDYRLALGKYHCCRLLIEPGGDHSFVGFERQLPDIAAFLELP, via the coding sequence ATGCTGCTTTATATTCATGGATTCAATAGCTCCCCGCAGTCTGACAAAGGCGTATTGAGTGCCAACTTTATGGCTGCGCACCATGCCGGTGTTCGCTTGGTGCAGCCCCAATTGCCCACTGATATTGAGCAGGCAGTCGCGCTTTTGTGTGAGATCACTGAAGAAGCCAAGGCGAGGGGCGAACCACTGAGATTTATTGGCTCGTCCCTTGGGGGCTTTTTTGCCACTTATCTTGCCGAAACCTACGGTGGCAAGGCAGCACTGATCAATCCCGCTGTATCGCCGTACGATCTCTTTGAAGCCTTTTTGGGACCACAGCACAACCCCTATACCGGGGAAGACTACCTGGTGTTGCCATCCCACCGCGAAGCGCTCAAGCGCTATGATGTTGCTGCCATAGCCAATCCAGACCGTTTTTTTGTATTATTGCAAACCGGTGACGAGGTGCTGGACTATCGCCTGGCACTCGGAAAATACCATTGTTGCCGGCTGTTGATAGAACCCGGTGGAGACCACAGTTTTGTGGGTTTTGAGCGGCAATTACCGGATATCGCCGCTTTTTTAGAGTTACCTTGA
- the cpdA gene encoding 3',5'-cyclic-AMP phosphodiesterase, whose product MLKEAVEYSLAEGEAARLVQITDPHLFASNDGQLLGVNTSQSLAAVLNTLNATHYPAHLMLATGDISQDYTPDSYRNFVQAIEFLGLPCHYLPGNHDDPRVMSLHMQGPRVFGQQRILIGNWHILMLDSTVRGKPGGHMGELQFSLIDQAIAAYPNHHTLLVMHHNPILMDCAWLDQHCMDNGSDFLARVSAYPQVKGILWGHVHQAVDEVYAAVNGQLPLMATPSTCIQFKPKSPYFALDHLQPGYRLLELLSDGSIHTHVYRVPGNRFAPDHSSSGY is encoded by the coding sequence GTGCTGAAAGAGGCTGTTGAATATTCGTTGGCAGAAGGGGAAGCTGCGCGCCTGGTGCAGATCACCGATCCACATTTATTTGCCAGCAACGACGGACAACTGCTGGGCGTTAACACCAGTCAGAGCCTGGCGGCTGTGCTCAATACCCTGAATGCCACCCATTATCCCGCGCACCTGATGCTCGCCACCGGCGATATCAGTCAGGATTACACACCGGATTCCTACCGTAACTTCGTTCAGGCAATCGAATTTCTTGGCCTGCCTTGCCATTATTTGCCCGGAAACCATGACGACCCAAGGGTCATGAGCCTGCATATGCAGGGCCCCAGAGTCTTCGGTCAGCAGCGTATTCTGATTGGGAACTGGCATATTCTAATGTTGGACAGCACAGTGCGGGGAAAGCCCGGAGGTCATATGGGGGAGTTGCAATTCTCTCTCATAGACCAAGCCATCGCAGCATACCCGAACCACCATACACTGCTGGTGATGCACCATAACCCTATTCTGATGGATTGCGCCTGGCTCGATCAGCACTGTATGGATAATGGCAGTGACTTTCTCGCCAGGGTATCTGCATACCCTCAGGTGAAGGGTATTCTCTGGGGCCATGTGCATCAGGCCGTGGATGAAGTCTATGCCGCAGTCAATGGTCAGCTGCCGCTGATGGCCACCCCATCTACCTGTATTCAATTCAAACCCAAGTCGCCGTACTTTGCCCTCGATCATCTGCAGCCCGGCTACCGTTTGCTGGAGCTTTTGAGCGATGGTAGCATTCATACACATGTTTACCGTGTGCCGGGCAATCGCTTTGCCCCGGACCACAGCTCCAGCGGTTACTGA
- a CDS encoding DUF1249 domain-containing protein: MKARYQPDLNGFLALCGRNYALLLRWLPSALAMDAPASVRGSHGILKITLVENTRYTQLVEISRPLGKTPLIEDPKVLVRIYHDAKLAEVLTGRQFSLLSAVYDYPNLRMYQSDEKYQVNAFLEELLKIGCRYQSAVQS; the protein is encoded by the coding sequence GTGAAAGCTCGCTATCAGCCGGATCTCAACGGCTTTTTGGCCTTGTGTGGCCGAAACTACGCCTTATTGCTGCGCTGGCTACCCTCTGCGCTGGCCATGGATGCTCCCGCCAGCGTCCGTGGCAGCCATGGCATCCTTAAAATCACGCTGGTGGAAAATACCCGCTACACCCAATTGGTCGAAATTTCCCGCCCACTTGGAAAAACACCGCTAATTGAAGACCCTAAGGTATTGGTTCGGATTTATCATGATGCTAAATTAGCAGAAGTGTTAACTGGTCGGCAGTTTTCACTTCTCAGTGCGGTGTATGATTACCCCAATTTGCGAATGTACCAAAGTGATGAAAAGTACCAGGTCAATGCATTCCTGGAAGAGTTATTGAAGATTGGCTGCCGATACCAGTCGGCTGTGCAGTCTTAA
- the nudF gene encoding ADP-ribose diphosphatase codes for MFNRLFSREDIEVLDSSTLYQGFFKMVRYQFRHRLFAGGWSEVVSREVFERGHAVVVLPYDPVTDQVVLIEQVRFPALETSEFPWLLELVAGMMEAGESAEDVARRELMEEAGLTASRVLPFGSYLSSPGGCSERFYCFMAEVDASQAEGLHGLAHEHEDIRVHVMSREAAYAMVESGEIDNGSTVLGLQWLELNRHKLVRSHF; via the coding sequence ATGTTTAACAGACTCTTCAGTCGTGAAGACATTGAAGTACTGGACTCGAGCACCCTGTATCAGGGTTTTTTCAAGATGGTCAGGTATCAGTTTCGCCATCGTTTGTTTGCCGGTGGCTGGAGTGAGGTCGTCTCGCGGGAAGTGTTTGAACGTGGTCATGCTGTTGTGGTGTTGCCCTATGACCCGGTAACAGACCAGGTGGTGTTGATTGAACAGGTCAGGTTTCCGGCACTCGAAACCTCTGAATTCCCATGGCTGCTGGAGTTGGTGGCGGGCATGATGGAAGCAGGAGAGTCGGCCGAAGACGTGGCCCGCAGAGAGTTGATGGAAGAAGCGGGGCTTACTGCATCGCGGGTGTTGCCCTTCGGCAGCTATCTCTCCAGTCCCGGTGGCTGCAGCGAGCGCTTTTATTGTTTTATGGCTGAAGTCGATGCCAGTCAGGCGGAAGGTCTGCATGGCCTTGCCCATGAGCATGAGGATATTAGGGTGCACGTGATGAGCCGCGAAGCCGCCTATGCCATGGTGGAAAGTGGTGAAATTGATAATGGCTCAACCGTGCTTGGCCTGCAGTGGCTTGAGTTGAACCGGCACAAGCTCGTGCGGAGTCACTTTTGA
- the tolC gene encoding outer membrane channel protein TolC has product MKFKLSSLCAAVLLAAGATNAHADDLLQIYQQALTNDPLVLQAQAQRNALYAQIEENRAPLLPTISANVGYDKAWKDPSEDSDGFTGGVKLTQVIYDHSAWVGLSLAEKAAAQADAAYASALQNLITRVTKAYFDVLKAKDNYEFQGAEKRAIERQLEQTKQRFAVGLTAMTDVHEAQAQYDLASATEILAENTLSNSYEALREITGIDHKSINVLDTNRFSAAAPAPAVPNEWIKMAESNSTDLLTQRIGKDIAEETISLYKAGHYPSLSLSAGYTKGFEQTPGPDYDNSSIGVTLSIPIFEGFKVTSQVEQAQYKYVEASEKLEQTYRRVVKDVRNNFNNVGASISSIRAYEQSVLSSESALGATQSGFEVGTRTIVDVLNRTRDLYDSKRKLSDARYSYISSVLALKQAAGTLNEDDVIAINNGLKAAE; this is encoded by the coding sequence ATGAAATTCAAGCTCAGCTCTCTGTGCGCCGCAGTGCTTTTGGCAGCCGGTGCAACAAATGCCCATGCCGATGATCTGCTTCAAATCTATCAGCAGGCACTGACCAACGACCCTTTGGTTCTGCAGGCTCAGGCTCAGCGCAACGCGCTTTACGCCCAGATTGAAGAAAACCGCGCTCCCCTGTTGCCCACCATCAGTGCCAATGTCGGTTACGACAAGGCCTGGAAAGACCCATCCGAAGACTCCGATGGCTTTACCGGTGGCGTCAAATTAACTCAGGTGATTTATGATCACAGCGCCTGGGTTGGCCTGTCACTGGCTGAGAAAGCCGCCGCGCAAGCCGATGCAGCCTATGCGTCCGCGCTGCAAAACCTCATCACCCGTGTGACCAAAGCCTACTTTGACGTACTCAAGGCCAAGGATAACTACGAGTTCCAGGGCGCCGAGAAGCGCGCCATTGAGCGTCAGCTCGAGCAAACCAAACAGCGTTTTGCCGTGGGTTTGACAGCCATGACCGACGTGCACGAAGCCCAGGCCCAATATGACCTGGCCTCTGCCACCGAAATTCTGGCCGAAAACACCCTGTCAAACAGCTATGAAGCACTGCGTGAAATTACAGGGATTGACCATAAGTCCATCAACGTACTGGACACAAACCGTTTCAGTGCCGCCGCCCCCGCGCCTGCCGTTCCCAACGAATGGATTAAGATGGCAGAAAGCAACAGTACTGATCTGCTGACTCAACGCATTGGTAAAGACATCGCAGAAGAGACGATTTCCCTCTATAAAGCGGGTCATTACCCATCTCTGAGTCTGAGCGCTGGTTACACCAAGGGTTTTGAACAAACACCCGGCCCTGATTACGACAACAGCTCTATCGGCGTGACACTGTCTATCCCTATCTTTGAAGGATTCAAGGTCACCTCCCAGGTGGAACAGGCTCAGTACAAGTATGTGGAAGCCAGTGAAAAGCTGGAGCAAACGTATCGCCGCGTAGTGAAGGATGTAAGAAACAACTTCAATAACGTGGGTGCCTCAATCAGCTCTATCCGTGCCTATGAGCAATCCGTGCTGTCGTCCGAAAGCGCACTCGGAGCCACTCAGTCCGGTTTCGAAGTGGGTACCCGTACCATCGTTGACGTACTCAACCGTACCCGGGACCTCTACGACTCCAAGCGTAAGCTGTCTGATGCGCGTTACAGCTACATCAGCTCGGTGCTGGCCCTGAAACAAGCTGCCGGCACCCTGAACGAGGATGATGTGATTGCCATCAACAATGGTTTGAAGGCCGCAGAATAA
- a CDS encoding TIGR04219 family outer membrane beta-barrel protein: MKKTILAASLLSALAAFSANAATVVGFKVGADYWHADAKGNVPDDAGNLHGFDYDTSGQTSVWFAVEHPVPLLPNLLIRENRLEEDGFNADATLAFGGIPFNGELYSTMDLSNTDFVLYYELLDNDIVSLDVGGAYKKMNGSLRISNASGVAAQKDFTDGIIMGYASAVVGMPGLGLYGFADLMAGLDESQVYDYSVGLGWEFDGIALDTRIRAGYREFSFDVNGFDGISTDSSFKGYFAGVELLF, from the coding sequence ATGAAAAAAACCATTCTGGCTGCCTCACTGCTTTCTGCGTTGGCTGCGTTTTCGGCCAACGCGGCCACTGTTGTTGGTTTTAAAGTCGGTGCCGATTACTGGCATGCGGATGCCAAAGGTAATGTGCCTGACGATGCCGGTAACCTGCACGGGTTTGATTACGACACATCGGGCCAGACAAGTGTTTGGTTTGCCGTTGAGCATCCTGTGCCCTTGCTGCCGAACCTGCTGATCCGTGAAAATCGCCTCGAGGAAGACGGTTTTAACGCTGATGCTACTCTGGCCTTCGGTGGTATTCCTTTCAATGGTGAACTCTATAGCACCATGGATCTGAGCAATACCGACTTTGTGCTTTACTACGAGCTGCTGGACAACGATATCGTGTCCCTGGATGTGGGCGGCGCCTACAAAAAGATGAACGGTTCACTGCGCATCAGCAATGCCTCGGGTGTTGCTGCGCAAAAGGACTTTACCGATGGTATTATCATGGGTTACGCCAGTGCCGTGGTAGGAATGCCTGGTCTCGGTCTCTATGGCTTTGCCGACCTGATGGCGGGTTTGGATGAAAGCCAGGTATACGATTACAGTGTGGGTCTTGGCTGGGAGTTTGATGGTATAGCGCTGGATACCCGCATCCGTGCAGGTTATCGTGAATTCAGTTTCGATGTGAATGGCTTCGATGGCATCAGTACTGACAGCAGTTTCAAAGGCTATTTTGCCGGTGTGGAACTGCTGTTCTAA
- a CDS encoding DUF2333 family protein, with translation MQVTWKKVAGVAAVIVVIMYGVSVWWSVEPDVLEPEVLNAENGQQIVGYATTSSLINTVETLLNKQGGWLSNDTTPPSVFMDNMPAFEFGALEQVRDLALVMRKEFSRSQSQSTADNDLLEAHSKLNIDHTSWLVPSAESEYSDAVKLLKLYRARIADTSNRDAQFYARADNLNEWLKEVQKRLGSMSQRLSASVGQERLNTDLAGDNSARQSTPNLAAQQIKTSWWQIDDVFYETRGSCWALLNFMKAVEVDFADVLKKKNAEVSLKQIIRELESTQQTVWSPLVLNGSGFGYVANHSLVMANYVSRANAALIDLTNLLSQG, from the coding sequence ATGCAAGTGACATGGAAAAAGGTCGCTGGTGTGGCGGCTGTGATAGTCGTCATCATGTACGGCGTCAGTGTCTGGTGGAGTGTTGAACCTGATGTGCTTGAGCCGGAGGTCCTCAACGCGGAAAATGGCCAACAGATCGTGGGTTATGCTACGACTTCCTCACTCATCAATACCGTTGAAACCCTGCTCAACAAACAAGGCGGTTGGTTATCCAACGACACCACGCCACCGTCAGTGTTTATGGATAATATGCCGGCGTTTGAGTTTGGGGCCCTCGAACAGGTGCGGGACCTGGCGCTGGTAATGCGTAAAGAGTTCAGCCGCTCTCAGTCACAATCGACCGCCGATAACGACCTGCTGGAGGCACACTCCAAGCTCAATATCGATCACACGTCCTGGTTGGTGCCCAGCGCTGAAAGCGAGTACAGCGATGCGGTTAAACTGCTGAAACTCTACCGTGCACGTATTGCCGACACCAGTAATAGAGACGCACAGTTTTACGCCCGGGCTGATAATCTGAACGAATGGCTGAAAGAGGTACAAAAACGTCTTGGCAGCATGTCACAGAGGCTCTCGGCCAGTGTCGGTCAGGAAAGGCTTAACACAGATTTGGCCGGTGATAATTCGGCGCGTCAATCCACCCCCAATTTAGCCGCACAGCAAATCAAAACCAGCTGGTGGCAAATTGATGATGTCTTCTATGAGACCCGCGGTTCTTGCTGGGCCTTGCTTAACTTCATGAAAGCCGTCGAGGTCGATTTTGCCGATGTGCTCAAGAAGAAGAATGCCGAAGTCAGTTTAAAGCAGATCATTCGTGAGCTGGAATCTACCCAGCAGACCGTATGGAGTCCGCTGGTCCTTAACGGTTCAGGCTTTGGCTATGTGGCTAACCACTCTCTGGTTATGGCCAACTACGTCTCACGCGCCAATGCGGCGCTCATTGATTTAACCAATTTGCTTTCACAGGGTTAA